The Oscillospiraceae bacterium genome has a segment encoding these proteins:
- a CDS encoding zinc dependent phospholipase C family protein produces the protein MEPMPAYCTHYIFACELLPALTELAGFDLNRDAVMLGTQGPDVFFFHRIAPWMPGRSQRKIGSRLHRAKPGDILDAMAEYCTRCSTEKDIARSYAYGFILHYALDRQCHPFVYAKQQELADSGSPLHKSALHNIVEMSMDAVLLHEKLHIDDPRCFDTAVTVPDDPAVLDEVARLLSFTVYRVLGKRLQPTDARRALTDTKTMQRLLRDANGSKARIVGGIETILSPFTGNFRLTSMLRPKDLEKAKKYGNIENRNWRSPYAPGVRTESFFDLYRLAKAPAQEMIRGFDRICAGETDGAAVTQNLSFLTGVEVK, from the coding sequence ATGGAACCAATGCCTGCCTACTGCACTCACTACATCTTTGCCTGCGAGCTGCTGCCCGCCTTAACGGAACTGGCGGGTTTTGACCTGAACCGGGACGCAGTCATGCTGGGCACCCAAGGGCCGGATGTATTCTTCTTTCACCGCATTGCCCCCTGGATGCCGGGCCGCTCCCAGCGCAAGATCGGCTCTCGACTGCACCGCGCCAAGCCCGGAGATATACTGGACGCCATGGCAGAATACTGCACCCGGTGCAGCACGGAAAAGGACATTGCCCGCTCTTACGCCTACGGCTTTATTCTCCATTACGCCCTGGACCGGCAGTGCCATCCCTTTGTGTACGCCAAGCAGCAGGAGCTGGCGGACAGTGGCAGCCCCCTGCACAAATCCGCCCTGCATAATATTGTGGAGATGAGCATGGACGCAGTGCTGCTCCACGAAAAGCTACACATTGACGACCCTCGGTGCTTTGACACCGCTGTTACCGTGCCGGATGATCCGGCGGTACTGGACGAGGTGGCCCGACTGCTGAGCTTTACCGTCTACCGGGTACTGGGCAAGCGGCTGCAACCGACTGATGCCCGCCGTGCGCTGACCGACACAAAAACCATGCAACGATTGCTGCGAGACGCAAACGGAAGCAAGGCCAGGATCGTGGGCGGCATAGAGACAATTTTGTCCCCCTTTACAGGAAATTTTCGTCTAACCTCTATGTTGCGGCCAAAAGACTTGGAAAAAGCGAAAAAATATGGTAATATAGAGAACAGGAACTGGCGCTCCCCTTACGCACCCGGCGTGCGCACAGAAAGCTTCTTTGACCTTTACCGACTGGCAAAGGCCCCGGCACAGGAAATGATCCGCGGTTTTGACCGGATCTGCGCCGGCGAAACCGACGGAGCCGCCGTCACCCAAAATTTATCTTTTTTAACCGGAGTGGAAGTAAAATGA
- a CDS encoding S-ribosylhomocysteine lyase, producing MKKIPSFQIDHTILEKGIYISRIDDDITTYDIRMRAPNREPVMTNASMHTIEHLFATYVRNTEFGDNIIYFGPMGCRTGFYFLTRSLSDSYCIQLIKDAFAFIADFWGSIPGAAMSECGNWRDHNLLQAKEDAKQFLEIIQDWTKDDLKYPTKDED from the coding sequence ATGAAAAAAATTCCCAGCTTTCAAATTGATCACACCATTTTGGAAAAAGGCATTTATATCAGCCGCATTGACGATGATATTACCACCTATGACATTCGTATGCGCGCCCCCAACCGGGAGCCGGTGATGACCAACGCCTCCATGCACACCATTGAGCACCTGTTTGCTACCTATGTGCGCAATACGGAATTTGGCGACAACATCATCTACTTTGGTCCCATGGGCTGCCGCACCGGGTTCTATTTTCTCACCCGCAGCCTATCCGACAGCTACTGCATTCAGCTGATCAAGGACGCCTTTGCCTTTATTGCCGACTTTTGGGGCAGCATTCCCGGCGCTGCCATGAGTGAGTGCGGCAACTGGCGGGACCACAACCTACTGCAAGCCAAGGAAGACGCTAAGCAGTTTTTAGAGATCATTCAGGACTGGACCAAGGATGACCTGAAATACCCCACCAAAGACGAAGACTAA
- a CDS encoding branched-chain amino acid aminotransferase, protein MEIKYELTKTPKEKPTGALGFGHIFTDHMFVMDYDESKGWHDARIVPYQPLVLDPSALVFHYAQECFEGLKAYRTPEGKVQLFRPDKNGARLASTHDRLCIPEIPVEDFVEAVRALVKVEQDWVPSEPDTSLYIRPFTIATEPVLGVKASSQYKFIIICSPSGAYYEEGLDPVNIYVEDEYVRATPGGTGYIKCGGNYAASIIASEKAHKLGFAQVLWLDGVERKYVEEVGSMNIMFKVDGEIYTAPTVGTVLPGITRMSCIELLKKWGYKVHEERFTIDFIMDAAKTGKLEEVFGTGTAAVISPVGGLTYEGDSEVINNGEIGEVTQKLYDTLTGIQFGKQADDMGWIVPVE, encoded by the coding sequence TTGGAAATCAAGTATGAGTTGACCAAAACACCGAAAGAAAAACCCACCGGCGCTCTGGGCTTCGGCCATATCTTTACGGACCATATGTTCGTCATGGATTACGACGAGAGCAAGGGCTGGCATGACGCCCGCATCGTCCCCTATCAGCCGCTGGTGTTGGATCCCTCCGCGCTGGTGTTCCACTATGCGCAGGAGTGCTTTGAGGGTCTGAAGGCATACAGAACCCCCGAAGGCAAGGTACAGCTGTTCCGCCCGGACAAAAACGGTGCGCGCCTGGCCTCTACCCATGACCGTCTGTGCATTCCGGAGATCCCGGTGGAGGATTTTGTAGAAGCGGTCCGCGCTTTGGTCAAAGTGGAGCAGGACTGGGTACCCTCTGAGCCGGACACCAGTTTGTACATTCGTCCCTTTACCATCGCCACTGAGCCGGTACTGGGCGTAAAGGCCTCCAGCCAGTATAAGTTCATCATCATCTGCTCCCCCTCCGGCGCTTACTATGAAGAGGGTCTGGATCCGGTGAACATTTATGTAGAGGACGAGTATGTGCGCGCCACGCCCGGCGGCACCGGCTATATCAAGTGCGGCGGTAACTACGCTGCCTCCATTATCGCCTCCGAAAAGGCACACAAGCTGGGCTTTGCTCAGGTACTGTGGCTGGACGGCGTGGAACGCAAGTACGTTGAGGAAGTTGGCTCCATGAACATTATGTTCAAGGTAGACGGCGAAATCTATACCGCACCCACCGTGGGCACTGTGCTGCCCGGTATCACCCGCATGAGCTGCATTGAGCTGCTGAAGAAGTGGGGCTACAAAGTGCACGAAGAGCGCTTTACCATTGACTTTATTATGGACGCTGCCAAGACCGGCAAGCTGGAAGAAGTCTTTGGCACCGGCACCGCAGCCGTGATCAGCCCCGTTGGCGGTCTGACCTATGAGGGCGACAGCGAAGTGATCAACAACGGCGAGATCGGCGAAGTGACCCAAAAGCTGTATGACACCCTGACCGGTATTCAGTTCGGCAAACAGGCCGACGATATGGGCTGGATCGTACCAGTAGAATAA
- a CDS encoding polysaccharide biosynthesis protein, whose translation MKHTKDGKNLNALLRRAMLGVLDIILFAMANCSICYLTMSGHIMATDYKYMIFNYLHFGLTSVLLVGINSAFGLYRSVWYFAGSDEIVKSFLGALVNAVQLFLCDRFLFAKLLHTKGYLPYYAYILFFVLMFVATLIPRIGYRILRRYVHNLVGRRNGQKRIMIVGAGFMGNFIIDELRNDHYREGRPVIALDDNPAKYKRRINGVKIVGICDDLPRLTEKYKIDEIIFCIPSAAPARRRDLVNLAMGTKANVKISPSVQEFWENGNGAQRIRNVEISDLLSRPEVTLDKKICRYLIGKTILVTGGGGSIGSEICMQVARYNPDKIVIFDIYENCAFELFNALNEKYNGEIDVYVRIGSVRDTKRLDEVFAEFHPDVVFHAAAHKHVPLMETSPCEAVKNNVFGTYNVAVAADKFKVPKMVILSTDKAVNPTNVMGATKRLTEIIIQYMNTVSQNTRYAAVRFGNVLGSHGSVIPIFQHQIAQGGPVCVTHKDITRYFMTIPEAAQLVCQAGGLALGGEVFVLDMGEPVKIMDLAKNLIRLSGFTEEEIPIKITGLRPGEKLYEELAMEEEMQGRQRTANKKIFVTQPVEIDKDRFAAMLEDLANITPETVRTVLMRYVPNYHPAPPEQGNTHKGN comes from the coding sequence ATGAAACATACGAAGGACGGCAAAAACCTAAATGCGCTGCTGCGTCGTGCCATGCTGGGCGTGCTGGATATTATACTCTTTGCCATGGCAAATTGCAGCATCTGCTACCTGACCATGAGCGGCCACATTATGGCCACAGACTACAAATACATGATCTTCAACTACCTGCACTTTGGGCTGACCAGCGTGCTGTTGGTGGGGATCAATTCCGCTTTCGGTCTGTACCGCAGCGTATGGTACTTTGCCGGATCGGACGAGATCGTGAAAAGCTTTTTAGGCGCCTTAGTCAATGCCGTACAGCTGTTCTTGTGTGACCGCTTTCTGTTTGCCAAGCTGTTGCACACCAAGGGCTACTTGCCTTATTATGCCTATATTCTCTTTTTTGTTCTGATGTTCGTTGCCACGCTGATCCCCCGAATCGGCTATCGTATTCTGCGCCGATATGTGCACAATCTGGTGGGCCGACGGAACGGCCAAAAGCGTATTATGATCGTGGGTGCCGGATTTATGGGCAACTTTATCATTGACGAGCTGCGCAACGATCACTACCGGGAGGGACGACCGGTGATCGCACTGGACGATAACCCTGCCAAGTACAAAAGGCGCATTAACGGCGTGAAAATCGTGGGCATCTGCGACGACCTGCCCCGCCTAACCGAAAAGTATAAAATTGACGAAATCATCTTTTGCATTCCCTCAGCAGCACCGGCGCGGCGGCGAGACCTGGTGAACCTGGCTATGGGCACCAAGGCCAATGTAAAAATCTCTCCCTCCGTGCAGGAGTTTTGGGAGAACGGCAACGGTGCCCAGCGGATCCGGAATGTGGAGATCTCCGACCTGCTGTCCCGCCCGGAGGTGACTCTGGACAAAAAGATCTGCCGCTACCTGATCGGCAAAACCATTTTGGTCACCGGCGGCGGTGGCTCCATCGGGTCCGAGATTTGTATGCAGGTAGCCCGGTACAACCCGGACAAGATCGTGATCTTTGACATTTACGAGAACTGCGCCTTTGAGCTGTTCAATGCGCTCAACGAGAAATATAACGGCGAGATAGATGTGTATGTGCGCATCGGTTCCGTGCGGGACACCAAGCGGCTGGACGAAGTATTTGCCGAATTTCACCCGGATGTGGTGTTCCACGCTGCCGCCCACAAGCATGTGCCGCTGATGGAAACCTCGCCCTGCGAGGCGGTGAAGAACAATGTGTTCGGCACCTACAACGTGGCCGTTGCGGCAGACAAATTCAAAGTGCCCAAGATGGTCATTCTCTCCACTGACAAGGCGGTAAACCCCACCAATGTGATGGGCGCCACCAAACGACTGACGGAGATCATTATACAGTATATGAACACCGTAAGCCAAAATACCCGCTACGCCGCCGTGCGCTTTGGCAATGTGCTGGGGTCTCACGGCTCCGTGATTCCCATCTTCCAGCATCAGATCGCCCAGGGCGGCCCGGTGTGTGTGACCCATAAGGACATTACCCGCTACTTTATGACCATACCGGAGGCGGCACAACTGGTGTGCCAGGCCGGCGGTTTGGCTCTAGGCGGTGAGGTGTTCGTACTGGATATGGGCGAGCCGGTGAAAATTATGGATCTGGCCAAGAACCTGATCCGCCTATCCGGCTTTACAGAAGAAGAAATACCCATTAAGATCACCGGCCTGCGCCCGGGCGAAAAGCTCTATGAGGAGCTGGCCATGGAAGAAGAAATGCAAGGCCGCCAGCGCACCGCCAACAAAAAGATTTTTGTCACCCAGCCTGTGGAGATTGACAAAGATCGCTTTGCCGCCATGCTGGAGGATTTGGCGAACATCACGCCGGAGACTGTGCGCACAGTGCTGATGCGCTATGTGCCCAACTACCACCCGGCTCCCCCGGAGCAGGGCAATACACATAAAGGAAATTAA
- a CDS encoding RluA family pseudouridine synthase — protein MRKISYTVPPALDGSSVAAVLRSHGFSTALLRSLKKTYGALSRNGCPVRTVDPVHNGDIVAVELNTDGATAPPSAEKAVIVYADRDILVVNKRAGMAMYETYNHHGNALSNAVAAAGFDGPFRPIYRLDKDTSGLVVLARHQLSAAKLAGKVQKDYYAVVPGAYTGSGTVDAPIAHCPDSTVKRQVDPAGVRAVTHWEALGQQGGRTLLRVQLETGRTHQIRVHFAHLGTPLVGDSLYGTAPVGTRHLLHCKTIRLMHPVREEPVAFDCPFPSDMEEWNQCLPTALTTSLPASCCPP, from the coding sequence ATGAGAAAAATCAGCTATACCGTGCCGCCGGCTCTGGACGGCAGCAGCGTGGCGGCGGTGCTGCGCAGCCACGGCTTCTCTACCGCACTGCTGCGTAGTCTGAAAAAGACATACGGCGCCCTTAGCCGCAACGGTTGCCCGGTGCGTACCGTTGACCCGGTGCATAACGGCGACATTGTTGCCGTAGAATTAAATACTGACGGCGCCACCGCACCACCCTCAGCGGAAAAGGCAGTAATCGTCTATGCCGACCGGGATATTTTGGTGGTGAACAAGCGCGCCGGTATGGCCATGTACGAGACCTACAACCACCACGGCAACGCCCTGTCCAACGCAGTGGCAGCCGCCGGATTTGATGGCCCGTTCCGGCCCATTTACCGGCTGGACAAGGACACCAGCGGCCTGGTGGTACTGGCCCGGCACCAGCTGAGCGCCGCCAAGCTGGCCGGAAAGGTACAAAAGGACTACTATGCGGTGGTGCCCGGCGCCTATACCGGCAGCGGCACCGTAGACGCACCCATTGCCCACTGCCCGGACAGCACCGTGAAGCGACAGGTAGACCCTGCCGGCGTGCGGGCGGTGACTCACTGGGAAGCCCTGGGGCAGCAAGGCGGCCGCACCCTGCTGCGCGTGCAGCTGGAAACCGGCCGCACCCACCAGATTCGGGTACACTTTGCCCACCTGGGCACACCCTTGGTGGGCGACAGCCTATACGGTACGGCGCCTGTCGGCACCCGCCACCTGCTGCACTGCAAGACCATACGCCTAATGCACCCGGTGCGGGAAGAGCCAGTCGCCTTTGACTGTCCCTTTCCGTCGGATATGGAGGAATGGAACCAATGCCTGCCTACTGCACTCACTACATCTTTGCCTGCGAGCTGCTGCCCGCCTTAA
- a CDS encoding beta-lactamase family protein: MEKLKDCQLQHVTPEEVGVKSSAVAAFINEINEKHLGLQSFTFVRHDQVFAQCFWKPYGPDTPHVLYSMSKSVTSTAVGFCVAEGLLSLDDKVYKFFPEYKVHGAQNKALTVRMLLTMRSDKLITVFEEKGNTDWIKSYFAAPFLAPPDTRFNYISENTSMLSAIVSKVTGMSMVDYLYPRMFQPLGIEKPFWEADGRGNNAGGWGLYMKSEDLAKFFLPYLHGGKYKDGTQLVPADWVAQATAKQTPSVSDGYIDNMCGYGFQFWRNPLPNSYRCDGLFGQRCFFLPEYDAMMVLNCGQSEDYKIMKVFWKHFPEAFGPEALPADAQGQAALQQAVDACAVEDLPATPRNTEMEQKIGGRLMTCKTSEFTSVVSISVTQMLYRKPGKINAMRFEFTPKGARFYWREKDYENTVEVGMDGSYGVSAMVLGDLHYTAYSKAAWQPDGSLKLWIRPIETAHERRFTFHFNPDGTVQVKNEMEPKFEDLVIYNFVFLGLPLPNTGSENFVKQAVHRLGLPLIEPDFTAKLQ, translated from the coding sequence ATGGAGAAATTAAAGGACTGCCAGTTGCAGCATGTCACGCCGGAGGAAGTGGGCGTAAAAAGCAGTGCTGTGGCCGCGTTTATCAATGAGATCAACGAGAAGCATTTGGGGCTTCAAAGCTTTACGTTTGTGCGCCACGATCAGGTGTTCGCCCAGTGCTTTTGGAAGCCCTATGGCCCGGATACACCCCATGTGCTTTACTCCATGAGTAAAAGTGTGACCTCCACGGCCGTAGGCTTTTGCGTGGCGGAGGGACTGCTCAGCCTGGACGACAAGGTGTACAAATTTTTTCCGGAATATAAGGTGCACGGTGCACAAAACAAAGCGCTGACCGTGCGTATGCTCCTAACCATGCGCTCCGACAAGCTGATTACCGTGTTTGAAGAGAAGGGTAACACCGACTGGATCAAAAGCTATTTTGCCGCGCCGTTTTTGGCGCCGCCGGATACCCGGTTCAATTACATCAGTGAGAACACCTCTATGCTCTCCGCCATTGTGTCCAAGGTTACCGGTATGTCCATGGTGGATTATCTTTATCCTCGTATGTTCCAACCCCTGGGTATTGAAAAGCCCTTCTGGGAAGCGGACGGCCGGGGCAACAACGCCGGCGGCTGGGGGCTGTATATGAAGAGCGAGGATCTGGCCAAATTCTTCCTGCCCTATCTGCATGGCGGCAAGTACAAGGACGGCACGCAGTTGGTGCCTGCCGATTGGGTGGCGCAGGCTACGGCCAAGCAGACCCCTTCAGTGTCTGACGGTTATATTGACAATATGTGCGGCTACGGTTTCCAGTTTTGGCGCAATCCACTGCCCAACAGCTACCGCTGCGACGGCCTTTTCGGTCAGCGCTGCTTCTTCCTGCCGGAGTATGACGCCATGATGGTGCTCAACTGCGGCCAGTCCGAGGACTATAAAATTATGAAGGTGTTTTGGAAACACTTCCCGGAGGCTTTTGGGCCGGAGGCACTGCCTGCGGATGCGCAGGGCCAGGCGGCGCTGCAACAGGCGGTGGACGCCTGTGCTGTGGAGGATCTGCCTGCCACGCCTCGGAACACCGAAATGGAGCAGAAGATCGGCGGTCGCCTGATGACCTGCAAAACCTCGGAATTCACCTCCGTGGTGTCCATTTCTGTGACGCAAATGCTGTATCGCAAGCCGGGCAAGATCAATGCTATGCGCTTTGAATTTACCCCGAAGGGCGCCCGTTTCTATTGGCGGGAGAAGGATTATGAAAACACGGTTGAAGTGGGTATGGACGGCAGCTACGGCGTGTCGGCCATGGTGCTGGGAGACCTGCATTACACTGCCTATTCCAAGGCGGCTTGGCAGCCGGACGGCAGTTTGAAGCTGTGGATCCGCCCGATAGAGACTGCCCATGAGCGGCGCTTTACCTTCCACTTTAACCCGGACGGCACTGTGCAGGTGAAGAACGAGATGGAGCCTAAGTTTGAGGACTTGGTGATCTATAATTTTGTGTTCCTGGGGCTGCCCTTGCCCAATACCGGCAGCGAGAATTTTGTGAAACAAGCGGTGCACCGCCTGGGGCTGCCGCTGATCGAACCGGACTTTACCGCCAAACTGCAATAA
- a CDS encoding 5-deoxy-glucuronate isomerase — protein MLYRTDFDENGRKTLCQMDGVNADMLMDIFVQKLAPGDTLTLEEAEKECAVLLLSGQVTFAVGNSINETCRRKNPFEKKPYAVHFCRGTKATVTAIEDSQVLVQMTDNERTWAPEFYHPGNCLYQEFGKGQWNGTGHRIVSTMFDLDNAPQSNLVMGEVFNQPGRWSSYPPHHHPQPEVYYYQFDHPEGFGAGFEGDTPYKTQNGDCLCIRGGNAHQQVTAPGYEMYYVWLIRHLDGDPWDKTRIYVPEYEWLANAD, from the coding sequence ATGCTTTATCGTACGGATTTTGACGAGAACGGCCGCAAGACCCTGTGCCAAATGGACGGGGTCAACGCCGACATGCTTATGGACATCTTTGTGCAAAAGCTGGCGCCCGGCGACACCCTGACTCTGGAAGAAGCGGAAAAAGAGTGTGCCGTGCTGCTGCTATCCGGCCAGGTGACCTTTGCCGTAGGCAACAGCATAAACGAGACCTGCCGGCGCAAAAATCCATTTGAAAAGAAGCCCTACGCCGTGCACTTTTGCCGGGGTACAAAAGCCACGGTTACTGCCATAGAAGACAGCCAGGTTTTGGTGCAAATGACCGACAATGAGCGCACCTGGGCGCCGGAATTCTACCACCCGGGTAACTGCCTGTACCAGGAGTTCGGCAAGGGTCAGTGGAACGGCACCGGGCACCGAATCGTCTCTACTATGTTTGATTTGGACAACGCCCCGCAGTCCAACTTGGTGATGGGCGAGGTGTTCAATCAGCCGGGGCGCTGGTCCTCTTATCCGCCCCACCACCACCCCCAACCGGAGGTATACTACTACCAGTTTGATCACCCGGAAGGCTTCGGCGCCGGGTTTGAGGGCGACACCCCTTATAAAACACAAAACGGTGACTGCCTGTGCATTCGGGGCGGCAACGCCCACCAGCAAGTCACCGCTCCCGGGTACGAAATGTATTATGTATGGCTGATCCGGCACTTAGACGGCGACCCGTGGGACAAAACCAGAATCTATGTGCCGGAATATGAGTGGCTTGCCAATGCGGACTGA